The Ornithorhynchus anatinus isolate Pmale09 chromosome 16, mOrnAna1.pri.v4, whole genome shotgun sequence genome contains the following window.
aatgctccgcacacacgtggtgctcagtaaatgtgagatAGATTGATCGAAGGTTGCCAGAAGTCACCCGAACCCCTTCTCTGCCCTAACAACCGTACGGCTTGGTTTTGCAGTCGCCGCCTTGACCGTCAAAATCCGCAGCTACGAAGAACACATGCAGAAGCACCGCAAGGTGAGCCGTTCTATTCCTTCCTCCCGCCCCTCGAGAAAGGTCACCCTCCCCGGGGAGAGCAGGGCAAAGCTGTTCCTCGTCCAGCTCTGAGGCCCCGGTAGAACCAAGGCTCGAACAAGATTGCATCCCGGCAGAAAACGGGGAGTCGGGTGCCGAGGGCAGGCCTGCGGGGTGCGCTTGGCCCAGGAAGGAGTCGCCCTCTTTGAGGAGatctttgggtgggaagacacaaggagaaaacagcaccaggtgctaCGAACTTTAAGTCCGGAAAGGGAGGATCTTTCTGTGGGCCCGGTGAGGCGGTGATTTAGTGTCCCACACCGACATCTCCAGCCAGACAAGCACTGGTAGGTAAGCGTCATTCTCAGTAATGTCTTCTACTACATAAGTCGCGCTGCGCCCGTTAAGcgtttagtaaatatcattgattggtagaCGATCCTGTATGTACTTGTCTGGAAAATCAGCTCGATTCTCCGCGCCCTGGCCCGGATGAGGAGAGCTTGGGTTCATCcctcatgtagagaagcagcgtggctcagtggaaagagcccgggcttaggagtcagaggtcatgggttctaatcccggctctgccacctgtcagctgggtgactttgggcaagtcacttaacttctctgggcctcagtgacctcatctgtcaaatggggattaagactgtgagcctgtttaccctgtatctaccccagcgcttagagcagtgctcggaacatagtaagcgcttaacaaataccaatattattattattatgccggtGCAAGACTTCAACTTCTTGccgagtagcagcgtggcctagtggatggagtgcagccctgggagtcagaaggagctgggttctcgtcccggctctgccacttgtccgccgggtgaccttgggcaagtcactcctctgtgcctctgttccctcatctgtcaaatggggatttcgagtgagagccctatgtgggacatggactgtgcccaacccgattggcttgtatctaccccagcgcttagcccagtgagTGGCACCTACTAAGGGTttaccaaataccttaaaaaaagaaaaagagaatacccgttctccctcctgttgagactgtgggacccgatcgtctcgtatctatcccagcaccttccacatactaagcacttaacagataccgccgttATCATCGTGATTCCTGCAGGATAAAGCTCACAAGCGCTACCTGTTGATGTCCGTCGACCAGAGGAAGAAAATGCTCAAAAACCTGCGACAGACCAACTACGAGGTCTTCGAGAAGGCGTGCAAGGAACTGGGGATTGAGTACACCTTTCCTCCCCTATATTACCGGACCGCTACACGCCGCTGGGTGGCCAAGAAGGCTTTGTGCCTCAGGGTGAGGAGTTAGCATTCGGCCGCAcggagagtggggaggaaggagagaggatggagcaCTGGGGATTaaggttcatttcattcattcaatagtatttactgagcgcttactatgtgcagagcactgtactaaacgcttggaatgtataatccggcaacggatagagaccatccctgccctttgacgggcttacagtctaatcgggggagacagacggacgaaaacaagacaacttaatcgcaataaatggaatcaaggggatggacacctcattaacaaaataaatagggtagtaaaaatattatacaaatgagcacagtgccgagtcCAGACGATCGTGCTGTCCCTTGAGGTCTTCCGGGCCGAGTGGTGGTTTCACCGCGTCCAAATCTGGAAAGTTGGTGCTGGGTTGAGGAGGTGAGCTAGGCACCTCGATTCGaggcccgtggggctcacagtgtcacctTGGCCCCTCACCACCCTTCTGGTGTTTTCACCCGGAGaaagagaaacggcatggcctagtgggtagagcacgggcctaggagtcaggaggacctgggttctgatgccgcctctgccacttatctgccgggtgacctcgggcaagtcatttcacttcctctgggcctcggttacctcatctagaaaatgggcattaagactgtgagccccatttgggacacggacagtgtccaacctgattagttactccagggctcagtacagtgtccggcacatagtgagcccttaacaaataccattaaaaaaaattagaacgGGTCTGGGGGCCTTCGGAATAGTCTCTGTCAGAAAATAGGGGAGAGAGATATGTAATGCAGTGGCCTTTGGAAGAGTTAATTGCGAGagtaaaaatgtattttctgcCTTGACTCTTTCTCTCATCCCACACCTTGTAGGTTTACCAGGAAACACAGAAATTGAAGAAACTAAAAAAGCGAGAAGCGACGTTAAAAGCTGCCAAGCCAGAAGTGTCAGAAACTCCAGAAACCCCGGTTTAACATGGCCCAGATTCTTTCTTAAACTGATCTCTGTTCAACCTTCAATGCATATGAAGAGCTGCCTCTTTTTGCAAAAAATTAAAAACCTATTTTAAAACCCATACTCCTTGTATTAGGGGAAGGGCACTGCCCCAGGAGAAGTGTGAAGAGC
Protein-coding sequences here:
- the MRPS15 gene encoding 28S ribosomal protein S15, mitochondrial; amino-acid sequence: MLRAARPVLAAVLGRGPPGGGGCLLSQPARAFAAKKQVLPSQVDDLPSSMLRQDFRNVPGIDKVDDLVKRVLSLEMAPMKEKLKIKKEQMVSKVSANPEDTSSLEARVAALTVKIRSYEEHMQKHRKDKAHKRYLLMSVDQRKKMLKNLRQTNYEVFEKACKELGIEYTFPPLYYRTATRRWVAKKALCLRVYQETQKLKKLKKREATLKAAKPEVSETPETPV